One Polyangiaceae bacterium DNA window includes the following coding sequences:
- a CDS encoding PQQ-dependent sugar dehydrogenase — protein MRLSFMARVTATVSIVLGLAPHAFAEAQATPDAVSSSSGKLSVERLATLQFPWGMEFLPDGRLLVTEKPGRLRIWANGQMSKPIRGVPKVVYRGPNDQGGLLDVAVDPNFTQNRFIYLSYVEAAKVQPSSLGETGDFRLGKVDLTDDIVRGGAVARGRLVGNELRDTQVIWRQTPKTVGRGHFGHRLLFAKDGTLFITSGDRMRFEPAQNLGSNLGKVVRINRDGSIPTDNPFVGQKGARGDVWSYGHRNALAAAIDPVSGRMYTFEMGPRGGDEVNLIEKGRNYGWPVVSNGAHYRHPSYSAALTLIPSHGTTNEYQAPIRSWTPVVSPSGAMFYTGALFPQWRGSIFVGGLSSQALVRLVLDGERVAIEERIDMKRRIRDVAQAPDGAILVIVDAAAGDLLRLTPAESSESPR, from the coding sequence ATGCGTTTATCGTTCATGGCTCGCGTGACGGCCACGGTGAGCATCGTTCTTGGATTGGCACCACACGCATTCGCCGAGGCCCAAGCCACGCCGGACGCAGTTTCCTCGAGCTCGGGAAAGCTCAGCGTCGAGCGCCTGGCGACATTACAATTTCCGTGGGGTATGGAGTTCTTGCCCGATGGCAGGCTGCTCGTCACGGAAAAGCCGGGACGGCTGCGTATCTGGGCAAACGGCCAAATGTCGAAGCCGATCCGAGGCGTGCCGAAGGTGGTGTATCGCGGCCCCAACGACCAAGGAGGTTTGCTCGATGTCGCAGTCGATCCCAATTTCACCCAGAATAGGTTCATTTACCTGTCGTACGTGGAAGCCGCGAAAGTGCAGCCGTCGAGCCTTGGAGAAACGGGCGATTTTCGCCTGGGCAAAGTCGATTTGACCGACGACATCGTACGCGGAGGCGCCGTTGCGCGCGGAAGGCTCGTCGGCAACGAGCTGCGTGATACGCAGGTCATCTGGCGCCAGACGCCAAAGACCGTGGGACGAGGCCATTTTGGTCATCGCTTGTTGTTTGCAAAAGACGGCACGCTTTTCATCACCTCCGGCGACCGAATGCGCTTCGAGCCGGCACAAAACCTCGGATCGAATCTCGGCAAAGTGGTGAGGATCAACCGCGACGGATCGATTCCGACGGACAATCCATTCGTCGGACAAAAGGGCGCGCGCGGCGACGTCTGGAGTTACGGTCATCGTAATGCTCTCGCCGCGGCCATCGATCCGGTTTCGGGTCGGATGTACACCTTCGAGATGGGCCCCCGAGGAGGCGACGAGGTCAATCTCATCGAAAAAGGGCGCAATTACGGCTGGCCGGTCGTGAGCAACGGCGCTCATTATCGTCATCCCTCCTATTCTGCCGCCCTTACGCTGATCCCGAGCCACGGAACGACCAACGAATACCAGGCGCCCATTCGAAGCTGGACGCCGGTCGTCTCCCCCTCAGGCGCCATGTTTTACACCGGCGCGCTTTTTCCGCAGTGGCGCGGCAGCATATTCGTCGGCGGACTCTCGTCGCAAGCTCTGGTCCGGTTGGTCCTGGATGGCGAGCGCGTGGCGATTGAAGAACGGATCGACATGAAAAGGCGCATTCGCGACGTCGCCCAGGCGCCCGATGGTGCCATCCTCGTCATCGTCGACGCCGCAGCGGGAGATTTGCTGCGCCTCACGCCTGCCGAATCCAGCGAGTCCCCTCGCTGA
- the pqqE gene encoding pyrroloquinoline quinone biosynthesis protein PqqE: MSGVPPPLALLLELSHRCPLQCPYCSNPVHLDSAREELDTETWMRVLEQAADLSVLHVHFSGGEPAVRSDLEALVGRAAGLGLYTNLITSGMLLDRARIGALAEAGLDHVQISVQDARAAQADAIAGYAGAHEHKLEVAEWVREHGMSLTLNAVIHARNAERVGGIIELAHTLGAGRVEIAHAIHHGFGRVNRAALLPAPEAVADVLSVVEEAQEKFVGVLVIDYVPPDAYGKLPRACMGGWGRQFMNITPKGLVLPCHAAETIPGLVFDSVRERDLRAIWEHSAAFQRFRGTAWMHDPCRSCERRDIDFGGCRCQALVLTGDAANADPVCERSEHHAVFAQSVEEADRRRLPLVPRRPSVRKR; this comes from the coding sequence ATGAGTGGTGTGCCGCCGCCTCTCGCGCTGCTGCTCGAGCTTTCGCATCGGTGTCCGTTGCAATGCCCGTATTGCTCGAATCCCGTGCATCTCGATTCTGCGAGGGAAGAGCTCGACACGGAGACGTGGATGCGGGTGCTGGAACAAGCGGCGGATTTATCGGTGCTTCACGTGCACTTTTCCGGCGGCGAGCCTGCGGTGCGGTCGGATTTGGAGGCGCTCGTGGGCCGCGCGGCGGGTCTTGGGCTTTACACGAATCTCATTACGTCGGGGATGCTGCTGGATCGGGCGCGCATCGGGGCGCTCGCCGAAGCGGGGCTCGATCACGTGCAGATCAGCGTGCAGGACGCGCGCGCCGCGCAGGCCGACGCGATTGCGGGATATGCCGGGGCGCACGAGCACAAGCTCGAAGTTGCCGAATGGGTACGGGAGCATGGGATGTCGCTGACGCTGAATGCGGTCATCCACGCGAGAAATGCCGAACGCGTGGGCGGAATCATTGAATTGGCGCATACGCTGGGCGCTGGGCGTGTGGAAATTGCGCACGCGATTCACCATGGTTTTGGGCGCGTGAATCGCGCGGCGCTTTTGCCAGCGCCCGAAGCGGTGGCGGACGTGCTTTCCGTCGTGGAGGAGGCGCAGGAGAAATTCGTCGGCGTGCTGGTCATCGATTACGTTCCGCCGGATGCGTATGGGAAGCTGCCGAGGGCGTGCATGGGCGGATGGGGGCGGCAATTCATGAACATCACGCCGAAAGGTCTGGTTTTGCCTTGTCATGCGGCGGAAACGATTCCCGGGCTCGTCTTCGATTCGGTGCGTGAGCGCGATTTGCGCGCGATTTGGGAGCACTCCGCGGCATTCCAACGATTTCGAGGCACAGCGTGGATGCATGATCCTTGCCGGAGCTGCGAACGGCGCGATATCGATTTTGGTGGATGCCGCTGCCAAGCGCTCGTGCTGACGGGCGACGCGGCGAATGCCGATCCGGTGTGCGAGCGATCGGAGCACCATGCAGTTTTCGCGCAAAGCGTGGAGGAAGCGGATCGCCGCCGATTGCCGCTCGTCCCGCGCCGGCCAAGCGTGAGGAAACGTTAG
- the pqqD gene encoding pyrroloquinoline quinone biosynthesis peptide chaperone PqqD: MIDGASVLRLGARVRLRHDPARGAFVLLAPERVLLLDSIAATILQSCDGQTSVDTMTNKLAETFAGERERIRADVMTLLQDLADKGLVVT, from the coding sequence ATGATTGATGGGGCGAGCGTGCTGCGGCTCGGCGCACGCGTCCGATTGCGCCACGATCCCGCGCGCGGCGCGTTCGTGTTGCTCGCGCCCGAGCGTGTTCTATTGCTCGACTCAATCGCCGCGACGATTCTGCAATCATGCGACGGACAAACGAGCGTCGATACGATGACGAATAAGCTCGCCGAAACATTCGCGGGCGAGCGCGAACGCATTCGTGCGGATGTGATGACGTTGCTGCAAGACCTCGCCGACAAGGGGCTCGTGGTGACATGA
- the pqqC gene encoding pyrroloquinoline-quinone synthase PqqC yields the protein MTEPAALSPDAFEAKLREIGSERYHHKHPFHVLMRDGKLGRGQIMAWALNRYHYQSIVPRKDAAIISRMEDPALRRIWRQRLVDQDGADGSGGVDRWLVLTDGLGLDRGDVMAGRGILPATRFAADAYLHFVRERPLLAAIASSLTEMFAPSIIAERVAGMLAHYPFIQSETLAYFNARLTEAPHDADFALAWVKREARTAAEQKLVMEALSFKCDVLWAMLDALHHAYVAPGHVPPGAFVPEEEI from the coding sequence ATGACAGAGCCTGCTGCGCTCTCGCCCGATGCGTTCGAGGCAAAGCTTCGGGAAATCGGCAGCGAGCGTTATCATCACAAGCATCCTTTCCACGTGCTGATGCGCGACGGGAAGCTCGGGCGCGGGCAAATCATGGCCTGGGCGCTGAATCGATACCATTACCAATCGATCGTCCCCCGCAAGGATGCAGCCATCATCTCGCGAATGGAGGATCCTGCATTACGACGCATATGGCGGCAGCGATTGGTGGATCAAGACGGCGCGGATGGTTCGGGCGGCGTGGATCGATGGCTCGTGCTAACCGATGGGCTCGGGCTCGATCGCGGCGATGTCATGGCTGGCAGAGGCATTTTGCCTGCGACGCGATTCGCGGCAGACGCGTATTTGCATTTCGTTCGCGAACGCCCGTTACTTGCTGCCATTGCGTCATCGCTCACCGAGATGTTCGCGCCGTCGATCATTGCAGAGCGTGTTGCGGGCATGCTCGCGCATTATCCATTCATCCAAAGCGAGACGCTGGCCTACTTCAATGCAAGGCTCACGGAAGCGCCGCACGATGCCGATTTCGCGCTCGCCTGGGTGAAGCGCGAGGCACGTACGGCCGCGGAGCAAAAGCTCGTCATGGAAGCATTGTCGTTCAAATGCGACGTGCTCTGGGCGATGCTCGACGCGCTCCATCACGCGTATGTCGCGCCGGGGCACGTCCCGCCGGGTGCATTCGTCCCAGAAGAGGAAATATGA
- the pqqB gene encoding pyrroloquinoline quinone biosynthesis protein PqqB, with product MSLVIRVLGSGAGGGIPQWNSTGAACARARKGDSASPRRGQTCLCVSADGHHWLLLDASPDLRAQIEQCVDLWPDPTHGPRHSPILGVVLTGADVDRIAGLLSLRESQPFALYATRTVLAALDENPIFDVLAYSSVPRRHLPLHRELELFGPNGEPSGILVEAYAVPGKAPLWLESRAESGDPEYTVGLRVRATRGGASFDYIPGCAEITDALRDRLRGSALLFFDGTLYRDDEMITSAAGPKTGRRMGHVSMSGPDGAMDGFADVDINRKIFIHLNNTNPALLADSPERRIIENCGWEVAWDGMEVRL from the coding sequence ATGTCGCTCGTGATCAGGGTCCTGGGTTCCGGCGCCGGCGGCGGAATACCGCAATGGAACTCGACGGGAGCGGCTTGCGCACGGGCGCGCAAGGGAGATTCCGCCTCACCTCGACGGGGACAAACCTGCCTTTGCGTGAGCGCTGATGGTCATCATTGGCTGCTGCTCGACGCATCGCCGGACCTGCGCGCCCAAATCGAGCAATGCGTCGATCTCTGGCCGGATCCAACGCACGGACCTCGCCATTCGCCCATTCTCGGCGTCGTGCTGACCGGAGCAGACGTCGATCGCATAGCAGGATTGCTCTCGCTGCGCGAATCCCAGCCCTTCGCACTTTACGCAACGCGCACGGTGCTCGCAGCGCTCGACGAAAACCCCATTTTCGACGTCCTCGCCTATTCGTCCGTCCCTCGACGGCATTTACCGCTTCATAGGGAACTGGAACTTTTCGGGCCGAACGGCGAACCTAGCGGCATTCTCGTCGAGGCGTACGCGGTGCCGGGCAAGGCGCCCTTGTGGCTCGAGAGCCGCGCCGAAAGCGGAGATCCGGAGTATACCGTCGGACTTCGCGTCCGCGCGACACGCGGCGGGGCGTCCTTCGATTACATCCCAGGCTGCGCGGAAATCACGGACGCACTGCGCGATCGCCTTCGAGGGTCGGCGCTGCTTTTTTTCGACGGAACGCTTTATCGTGACGACGAGATGATCACGTCGGCTGCGGGCCCAAAGACCGGGCGAAGAATGGGTCACGTGAGTATGTCGGGGCCGGATGGAGCCATGGATGGATTCGCAGATGTCGATATAAATCGAAAAATATTCATTCACCTGAACAACACGAACCCTGCCCTTCTCGCCGATTCCCCCGAACGGCGCATCATCGAAAACTGCGGGTGGGAAGTCGCGTGGGACGGAATGGAGGTTCGGTTATGA
- the pqqA gene encoding pyrroloquinoline quinone precursor peptide PqqA, with product MDKKSAWKTPKVVEIPVGLEIGAYAPPEIDRERLVKRPPPRE from the coding sequence ATGGACAAGAAATCTGCCTGGAAAACGCCGAAGGTCGTCGAGATCCCCGTAGGATTGGAAATTGGCGCATATGCACCTCCGGAAATCGACCGAGAGCGCCTCGTGAAACGACCGCCACCCCGTGAGTAA